A DNA window from Arachis hypogaea cultivar Tifrunner chromosome 18, arahy.Tifrunner.gnm2.J5K5, whole genome shotgun sequence contains the following coding sequences:
- the LOC112770631 gene encoding lysine histidine transporter 1-like, which yields MEDNNKDINNWLAVTRSRNGKWWYSAFHNVTALVGAGVLGFPYAMSQLGWGPGITVLVLSWICTLYTAWQMIEMHEAESGKRFDRYHELGQYAFGEKLGLWIVVPQTLIVDIGTDIIYMITGGNSLKKAHQILCKDCKPIRTTYFIMIFASLQFFLSHLPSFNSIIGVSISAAVMSICYSTIAWTSSAHKGALPDVKYDGRSSTTTGNVFDFFTGLGTIAFGYAAHNVLLEIQATVPSTPEKPSKKAMWKGMIAAYIVVGLCYFPVAIFGYWAFGNSVTDNILMSLDKPHWLTAVANMFVVIHVTGSYQVFAVPVFDMMESIMVRRMNFRPTWYLRFISRNIYVALTMLVAIIFPFFGGLLSFLGGLVFAPTTYFLPCIIWLVVYKPKRFSGSWCANWFCIVFGVLLMVLGSIGAMREIIMQAKDYKFFS from the exons ATGGAAGATAATAATAAAGATATCAATAATTGGCTCGCAGTGACGAGGTCCAGGAATGGAAAGTGGTGGTACAGTGCTTTTCACAATGTCACTGCTTTGGTTGGTGCTGGAGTACTTGGATTTCCCTATGCCATGTCTCAACTTGGATG GGGTCCTGGCATCACGGTTTTGGTGCTTTCGTGGATATGCACGTTATACACGGCATGGCAGATGATTGAGATGCACGAGGCTGAGTCTGGGAAGAGGTTTGATAGGTACCATGAATTAGGGCAATATGCCTTCGGAGAGAAACTAGGTTTATGGATTGTGGTGCCTCAAACACTCATAGTGGATATTGGCACAGATATAATTTACATGATTACTGGTGGAAATTCCTTGAAGAAGGCCCATCAGATTCTTTGCAAAGACTGTAAGCCAATTAGGACCACTTACTTCATTATGATCTTTGCAAGCCTTCAGTTTTTCCTCTCGCATCTCCCCAGTTTCAATTCCATCATTGGTGTATCTATTTCTGCAGCCGTCATGTCCATCTG CTACTCAACGATTGCATGGACAAGTTCGGCTCATAAAGGTGCCTTACCAGATGTGAAATATGATGGAAGATCTTCAACTACGACAGGGAACGTTTTCGACTTCTTCACCGGTTTGGGGACCATAGCATTTGGGTATGCTGCACACAATGTGTTACTTGAGATCCAAGCAACAGTTCCTTCGACGCCAGAGAAGCCTTCAAAGAAGGCCATGTGGAAGGGAATGATTGCTGCTTACATTGTTGTGGGTTTGTGTTACTTCCCTGTTGCAATCTTTGGCTACTGGGCTTTTGGAAACTCTGTTACTGATAACATCCTCATGTCCCTCGATAAACCCCATTGGCTCACCGCCGTTGCCAATATGTTTGTGGTTATTCATGTCACCGGAAGTTATCAG GTGTTTGCTGTTCCGGTGTTTGACATGATGGAATCAATCATGGTGCGGAGAATGAATTTCAGGCCAACCTGGTACCTTCGTTTCATTTCCCGCAATATTTATGTTG CACTTACTATGCTAGTTGCAATTATATTTCCGTTTTTTGGTGGGCTCCTTAGCTTCTTAGGAGGACTTGTCTTCGCTCCAACCACATACTTC CTCCCTTGCATAATATGGCTAGTAGTCTATAAACCAAAGAGATTTAGCGGATCCTGGTGTGCAAATTGg TTTTGCATCGTATTTGGAGTATTATTGATGGTTTTAGGCTCGATTGGCGCAATGAGGGAGATCATTATGCAAGCTAAGGACTACAaatttttctcttga
- the LOC112770632 gene encoding uncharacterized protein, with product MANISELYGAASLGETDTIYKVIQQNPRILEVVDAVPFVNTPLHTAAYAGHLEFSIEIMRLKPSFSWKLNEQGFSPIHLALQNNQHNLVRRLVEINKDLVRVKGREGVTPLHFLCQSGDDDGNITLLIDLLEACPDSIEDVNMEK from the exons ATGGCAAATATTAGTGAGTTGTATGGTGCTGCTTCGTTAGGAGAAACAGACACTATCTACAAAGTTATTCAGCAGAATCCACGCATTTTGGAAGTGGTTGATGCAGTACCATTTGTCAACACTCCTCTGCACACTGCTGCATATGCAG GACATCTAGAATTTTCCATAGAGATTATGAGATTGAAGCCTTCATTTAGTTGGAAGCTAAACGAGCAAGGTTTTAGTCCAATCCACCTTGCATTACAAAACAATCAACACAATCTGGTGCGTCGCCTTGTAGAAATCAACAAAGATCTTGTTCGAGTGAAAGGAAGAGAAGGCGTCACTCCTTTGCATTTTCTATGTCAATCTGGTGATGATGATGGAAATATCACACTTTTAATTGACTTGCTTGAAGCATGCCCTGATTCTATTGAAGATGTGAATATGGAAAAATGA